From Candidatus Poribacteria bacterium:
GTTGTCAGATACGCACCCTGGTGGCTGAATTTAGAACTCTTTGGTGTCAATACCGCTACAATTCCCGGAGAGACATTTGATAATTTACCGGACGATGTCAAATTGCTCTATGAGCACCGGGCAGAAAACCGAGAGGCAACCGTCTGGATCTAAAATAGTAGGCATACCCCGTGTGCCGCAACAAAAGGAAATCTCCCATGTCAACAACACTTGTACACATCGGCGTTCGCACGACCGATTTAGAAAAAAGCATCCGTTTCTGGCGCGACGCCCTTGGATTGCATGTTTTCTCGACCATGAACGGCTGCTATGATCTCACCGACGGTTATCACAACTTCCGTGTATTTCAGCACCGTGGTCCTGACCGTCCGGAGCATGTCGGCGGAATGTTAGACTACCTCCACATCGGTGTTCGTGTGCCAAACTTACGAGAAGCGGCACAACGGTGTGAGAACCTCGGCTTTGAAATCACCTGGGAAGGCTTAGACGGTAGTAGACCTTACGATCCAAATTCGGACGAACTGCCCTCAGTCGCTTTCAAGGTGGAAGACCCGGATGGCATCGTCGTTGACATCACCGAGCAGGACGATCAGTGGCCCGGTGTGGACATTGACAGCAAGA
This genomic window contains:
- a CDS encoding VOC family protein, which encodes MSTTLVHIGVRTTDLEKSIRFWRDALGLHVFSTMNGCYDLTDGYHNFRVFQHRGPDRPEHVGGMLDYLHIGVRVPNLREAAQRCENLGFEITWEGLDGSRPYDPNSDELPSVAFKVEDPDGIVVDITEQDDQWPGVDIDSKN